Genomic window (bacterium):
CCGTGACAACCGCCGATACCGACTGAACTGCCGTATCGTCTGTGACAACCGCTGTAATTGTGACATCGCCACCTGAAGAGCTGCTCGGAGAAGTCGCCGAAGCACTGGATATTGTGGGAGCAGTTTTGTCGCCGGAACTAGACCCGCCGCCACCTCCTCCACATCCTGCAATCAGTGCGATCGCTAATAACACAACAAACGCAGAAACAATCCGTCCTTTATCCAACATAACAATTAACCTCTAGTTTCGAGTCAAACCTTTCCTCATTACCTATGGAGCTGGAATTAACAGATAGCACTCCTGCAGCGCCTTCATCCAATACGCACGCCACGGAGCCATCACATCAGTTGCACCGGAAACCACATCAGGGTCACCCACCAGGTAATACTCGCCAGTGTAAGGATTATCATCACTCTGCTGCCAACCCCACACATAGCTTTTTACATAAAGACCCGCTGACTTTAATGCCATTGAAGCGCCTGCAGTTGTTTGAACCTTGATCTTGGCAGTGTCCCATGTAACTGTCTTCATAAAGGGCTGGCCGATGAGGTTCCATCCCTTGTAAAGATGGATGGAGACGGTCGATGTTTGATCCGGCACCTCACCGCAAGGATCTATTGGAGTCTGCTCAAACATAGCCCAGAAACCTCTTCCGGGCGTAGCGCTGGTCGGATCAAACCAGCTGTAGTGGTTTGTGTCTGAGCCATAACCGTAATATTTGTTGCTCTTTGTCCTATACATCATCCAATCCACATCGTAGAAATTCACTACGTTTTTCGGATCAGTATCGTCAGGTACAATTGGCAGCGAAACCATAACCAAACCCTGCCAAGCATCTTCGACAGGTGTGGACTCACAAGTGACCTGTATGGAATCGACTGCGCTTTGATCGGCGGCATCAAATGCCGTTACAGTGATGACATTCGTTTCACCCTCAACAACCTCAATGTCGCCTATTTCCCAATTTGTGGCACCCGATATAGACCCAGACTCACCAGTACCAGAGTTTGCCCATGTGATCGACGTCGTATCACTCGAAGCTGTTCCCGACAAGTTGATGCTTGCCCCGGTGCGGACAGTGCTGTCATCGGAAGTCGGACCGGTTATCGTAATTGTAGGCTCCGGATTGGTTACCGTAAGGACGGCCGTACTGGTAGCCTTAGTGGTAGATATACTTGTGCAGGTCGCCGTGCATGTTATGCTGATGTGCTTGTCACCATCCGTGGCATTTGCGGGCGCAGTATAGGTCGGATTTTGTACACTCGCGCTCGGGCTGAACGTGCCGCCCGCTCCCGAATCCGTCCACCTATACTTAAGCAGGTCGCCTCTGGAATCAACCGCGGTTGCAGAACAAGCAACGCTCTCACCAGGACCAACAGTCGATGGGGTTAGCGTCGGAACATGGCTGAACGTTACCGCATGCCCACCGGTCACTATCAACTGAGCCGAAGCACTGTTCGTTATAGATGAGTCATCTTTACATGCCGCAGAACAGGTGATTGTTACTACAACGTCACTACCACTCGTGTTGATTGGAGCAGTATATGTAGTGCTTGAAGCGCTTTGATCAGCAAATGACCCACCAGCGCCTCCGTCAGACCATGCGTAAACCACATCATGCCCCTGCGAATCGACTGCAGTTGTGCTAACAGTAGCAGTCGATCCAGACTCCACAGTCGAAGGATTCAAAGATGGCGTCGATACGATTATGGCGTGATCAGTAGCCGTATAGTAAACAGTTAATGTCTGCTGCACTTCACTCCCGGCAGCATTATGCGCAGTTATGATTATGATATTGCGACCCAAAGCAAGAGGCACACTGCCCACTGCCCAATTGCGAATGCCAGCGCATGTGCCGCTATCACCAGTGGTGGAGTTAGCCCAGGTGAGATTGAGAACAACCCCTGTTGTTATGCCGATAACAGGTATACTTGAACTATGCCAGAAGCCGTCGAAATCGTCATCCGGCGAAGTTATGGTAATTGTCGTATCCTCATCCGGAACATATTTCTGCACACGGTCATTGTTCATATCAACAACGTAAACGTTGCCGGCTGAGTCCTGCACGATCCCCGCAGGTTGAACAAACTGGCCGCCGCTGGTCCCATACTCTCCCCACTTGCCGATAAAGCTGCCGGCTAAATCAAATACCTGAACGCGATTGTTGAGATAATCGGAAACAAATACATCACCCGACAGACCGATTGCTATGCCAGTCGGATTCATAAACTGCCCGTCTCCAGTACCTCCAGAACCCCACGGCTGCTGGACCAAGCAATATGTAACGTTTATGTGCGAACCGAGATTAGTTACGCCCAGTTTTTTGCTGGAAAGCGTGGATGAGAGCAAACCTGAGGTCACTTCAGTAAACTCAACAACTCGATTGTTAAGCGTGTCAATTACATAAACATAGCGGGTTCCATTATTATCTACCACAGCAACATCACGCGGCCATGAGAAATTAGCCCCAGTGGTGGTTGATGCAGACAATTGGGCAAGATAGTTGCCGTTACAATCGAACTTCTGAATCCGATTGTTGCCACTGTCGGCTACATATACGTTATCATCGTCGTCAATGGCGATGCCGTGCGGGGATATTAATTGCCCTTCGCCTGTACCGTATGAACCCCATGTGGTTACAAATTCCCAGTCGGAATTGAATTTCTGTATGCGGTTGTTTCTGGTATCGCTGATATAGAAGTTGCCCGACGAATCGATGCCGATGCCGCGCGGCGTATCAAAAGGATCAGCACCTGTGCCCGTAAATGAATAGTCATATGATCCTTTTGAACTGTATTTCTGAATCCTGTCATTCAGACTGTCGGCCAGATATATCGATCCATCCAGACCTATGGCAACTCCTACCGGTTTACTCAGATTGCCGCCCCACCAGCGTTCCAGCACGTAGCCCCCAGCAGCATTCTCTGGGAATACTTCGACGCTAATCTGGGTCTGTGTGCTCCCATAAGCAACGGTGACTACACTAGACTCTGAACCGGCTGTAAACTCACCAGTCTGAGAATCGATCTCGCCGGTCGTCGCAGACCAAGTCAATAAGGTGCCATCGGCAATAGGCCTGACATCCCCGTTGATATCTATCGGGACGGCTGTGAACTCCTGCGTCATTCCCTGAAGCAGGCCTGCCTTGCTGGGATTTACATAGAACCCCTTCAAAGCAGGATAATGGGTGACGGTGAGAGTGTCGGTGGCGGTATGACCCGCAAGATCGGTGGCGGTAACGGTTATGACATTTGCATCCTTGCCATCTGCAAGCGTAAGCCCCGAAGCACTCCACGTCACGCTGTCCGTGCCAGACAGCGTGCACGAGCCACTGTCTCCCGTGCCTGAATTGGACCAAGTCACACTCGCAACATTGATATTGTCTGAAGCAGTTCCTCCGATATCAATTGTCGATGTCTCAGGCCAGTACTTATCATTGGATGTAGGAGACGTGATTGCAACACTCGGGCTTACCGAATCGTTTACTACGGCAATCGAATCAGTGGATGTGTTGCCGTCACTATCGGTCGCAGTAATCAAAATATTGTTGCTGGCATTAGGCTCTAGGCTGACACTGCGAGCACACCATGTCGCCCAATCACCACCGTCCTCACATAACTGCGCAGTGGTCCCCAGGGTCGTGTTTTGCCAGATTATGGACGAGACCGACCTGTTGTCCGAAGCTATGCCGCATATATCGATTGACGTCTCTGTTGAGTTGTAGATCGGCTCCATGGTGGGACTTGTTATCTGCACATCAGGTGGAACCGTTGCCGGTGACCCTGCATATGCCTTGATACAATTATTGATCCTATACTCAGACCAGAGATCCCAGAGATCATCCCATGTGTCGCCATCATAACTAATATAACTCTCACCAGGGTTGGAAGTGGCTGATGCGGTGTGATAGTATTCATACGCCATCTCGATGGGAATAGGAGATGTATAGCCGGGAGTGGTCAGTTTTATTACTACGGAAAATGTCTCGTTCTTCGTGAGGCTCAGAGGTGTGTTGAGCTGTACGGTCGTGTAGCCCGGATTTGCTATTGTGCCGGTCTGCTTAAGCGCATAACCACCGGAACTGATTGGACCTGAGGTTGGGTTCTTGTAAATATAAATCTCATACGGCGAGTTTGGCTCGGCAGTATACCAACCGACCGCTCTCAACGGCTGATTGTCGCATGCGGTAAATACGTTCGCAAACCATCCGGTTTCACTGCCGTAGCTGATATCAGTTACCCATCCAAGAGTATCATACTGATAGAGCGTTGCATAGTTGTCGGTCGACTCAGTCGTATAAACACAACCTGCAGCCCATGTCATCAGATTGACGTCATAATATGACATATAGAAGTAGCCGTTATCACCCCAGGAGGTGCCCCAACTGTTCTTAACTATAAATGCTCCATCACCAGGCGGCTCTATGCCGAAATTTGACTTTGAATAGCAGTCGTCCCAGCCCACTATACAAACGGCATGATTGGTGCCTGCCGAAATATTCATATAATATGCGTGAGTTGTGGAGTTGTAAAAATCATAATCGCTATAGGTATAAATATAGAATGAAACAGCCACGGCACCATAAGTCATTATCGCCTGCTTGATGCCGTCGTTGTCCAGCGAAAATTCACGGGGGGGTATCTGGATATAGCTTTGAACATGCTTTTGAACAGTCTGGCTGGTTGAATCACATGAGCTGTCATCATAGGGATCATCAGCCTCATTTACGGGACCGTCCCATCGGAGAAAATATGCAGCTGCTTTATCAAAATTGCCACCACTGCAGCAATCATAGTCTTCACCTTTGAAGCCGGACAGATTCTTCAGATTGTTTTCGGAAAAATCCCAGCTTTCCGCAGTTAACAGACATGACTCCATTGAACCTATCGCTGCAAATGCCCAACAACTGCCGCAGTCGCCTTGATCCTTAATGGAGCTGACCTTGCCATGATCACGAAGATCATACGAGGTGGGAAGAGTCCCCATCAGCCTGTTTCCGGTGAGAATTAGGTGCTTGCCTTTTAGGTAAGAAGTATCACGCGTGGACGGTAGATACCCAGTTTTATGTTCGCTTGCTCCTTGAAGCTGTGAAAACACACTGCTCTCTCCTGTTTTGTACTTTATAAAATCAGGATTTATGGACCCAAGCTTTGGCTGAACGTCCTTCGCAAAGCCCAAAGTCGACAGGCAAAACACTGCCGCTAACATCAATACTGGGGATAAATTTCTTAACAGTCGGCTTACCTTCATCTCTTTTCTCCACCTCTCGGATCGGCAAATCTTGGCCAAACCGATGCAAAACAACTTGTTATGAATAATTCGATACAAACTATAAACTTATTCCGCCATATTTATATGCTGCTATAGCTGATTGCATTGTATCCCTGCCACGAAGCTAAAGTCAATAGCCGAAAACCGAAAAACAACATATATGGCTCAGTCAATATTTCAAAATGCCCACAGTTACCCAACACACCATACAAGAACATACATACCTTTACAAAAAGATTGACACCTAAAGCCTGCAAAATGTTCCCTGGGTAACTACCGCGCCAACACACATTCATATCGGATGATATCCGAAGTTGGCTGGTTTGCAAAAATGCAGAAAATATGAAGAAAAACGGTTTAGTTCAGTGTCTCAAGGAAACCACTGACTTCACGGAACAGGTAATCATATGCTGCGTCCATCTTTGACTCAACTACGGTAATGTCATTGAACTGCGTCGGATGCTGCACGTCAAGCTCCACATATAGCTGGCTCAGGTCACTGAAAAACGGCTCGAACTTAAGCTCATGTACTCCATCCTGGTGCAGCACAATACGAATACCCGCACCCTGTCTTCCAGGACCGAGAAGATCGAGGTTGTCTTTGATCGAACTCAGCGCGCTGCCCTCCAACAATTCCGCCGCGTTGCGATCACCCTCAACCGGCAAAAAAGCAGTCAGCTTGATGCCAAATGTCATAAATTGAGGAATCTTGAGCCTCTCCTGAGCCATCCTGAACAGGTCTAGTGACTTTTCTTTGGATGACTGAAAATAGTCCACGTTATCGTTTACCTGCATGCGTGTCGTCTGGATGAAAAAATCTCCGCTCGGATTTGCCATGCGAGCACCATCGGGCAAGTGCTGAAGCGTCTGAAACGGATAGCGCTCGGTAATATCTGCATAGATGCGATTTACCTGCTGAGGCTGCAGCTGATAAGGAGGATACACAATTCCGGCGGTCATACGCCGACAAGTGAGAAGTTGTGTTTTCATAGCGCTCCATTGGAAGATTTGATCAGTTGATTTTACATCACACACAGGACATAGTCAACCTTGATGACTTGGTATTTTGTATTTTATTGCCGTCTATATAGCAGATAATTACCCGACCGGCTCACAACTTTTCCTCCTGGAGGAAGAGCTTTTAGCCCCTCTTTTTGAATCACAACAAACTTTATCCTGCCGCTGCTTACAGATTCATTTAGCTTTTTCGGATCATTTATACTCAGCACCGGCCTTTCAGCATAAAAACCCAGTGCGGGCTGGGGGTGTGCGAGCCGGTATGCAGCCACACCATCCCGAGGCGGTGATATCTTTCTGATATGACATGCAATCTCAACTACAGGTGTGCTCAGCTTTTTTGCCGCTGCTGGGAGTCCAATAAGCACCGCAGTCGCCATGAATATGACCATCCCCATACACAAAGCCGCAAATGCCGCTTTGCCCTTTCGTAAAGCAAGCATTGTCACCGATAGAGCCGATCCGCCTACAATAGCAATGCCCATTATAATAAGTGCAAGACTCAGACCAGGCATAGGATCGGGAAGAAATCTCAACCCGATATGGAACGCAGCCGCAAGCATAATCGACACAGCCATTACGATCCATGAATATTTATACAGACTGCCGAGTGTCTTAGCATTAGTAACCTCTGCCCACATAGCTCCTACAAGAATCGCTGCGGCAGGCAACATCGGAAAAATATACGAGGCCAGCTTAGAGCAAGATAGTGTGAATACTCCTATCACCACAACCATCCAGACTGCCATAAACAAAGACGCATCGACACGCATACGCCTCACCTTCACACTCCATGCAAGCGGCACGTATATGCTCCAAGGAAAGAACCCGGCCACAAATATCGGCAAGTAAAAATAGAACGGCTGGTTGTGGCTGAAGTCCTCACCCATTGCTCGCTGTAGGTTCTGGTGTA
Coding sequences:
- a CDS encoding glycosyltransferase family 39 protein encodes the protein MNRFTPYILLALFCAILFAWRVGSTPLIGLDEGLYAECSREMLVSGDYVVPTCNGVLFLDKPPLVYWLQAASMRVFGVNSLGARLPSTIAALLLAGYVVYLGSKLYGRRAGIMAGFMLASAILTSALARMAIMDQLFALAITLSLGSFILSYSGKWDRRGYVLFWAAMGISAMIKGPAGMVIICITAGVFLLMSRDRRALRNAIPLLGVLIFLAICLPWYILVQIRTHGVFAGEFFIHQNLQRAMGEDFSHNQPFYFYLPIFVAGFFPWSIYVPLAWSVKVRRMRVDASLFMAVWMVVVIGVFTLSCSKLASYIFPMLPAAAILVGAMWAEVTNAKTLGSLYKYSWIVMAVSIMLAAAFHIGLRFLPDPMPGLSLALIIMGIAIVGGSALSVTMLALRKGKAAFAALCMGMVIFMATAVLIGLPAAAKKLSTPVVEIACHIRKISPPRDGVAAYRLAHPQPALGFYAERPVLSINDPKKLNESVSSGRIKFVVIQKEGLKALPPGGKVVSRSGNYLLYRRQ
- a CDS encoding lectin like domain-containing protein, with the protein product MFSQLQGASEHKTGYLPSTRDTSYLKGKHLILTGNRLMGTLPTSYDLRDHGKVSSIKDQGDCGSCWAFAAIGSMESCLLTAESWDFSENNLKNLSGFKGEDYDCCSGGNFDKAAAYFLRWDGPVNEADDPYDDSSCDSTSQTVQKHVQSYIQIPPREFSLDNDGIKQAIMTYGAVAVSFYIYTYSDYDFYNSTTHAYYMNISAGTNHAVCIVGWDDCYSKSNFGIEPPGDGAFIVKNSWGTSWGDNGYFYMSYYDVNLMTWAAGCVYTTESTDNYATLYQYDTLGWVTDISYGSETGWFANVFTACDNQPLRAVGWYTAEPNSPYEIYIYKNPTSGPISSGGYALKQTGTIANPGYTTVQLNTPLSLTKNETFSVVIKLTTPGYTSPIPIEMAYEYYHTASATSNPGESYISYDGDTWDDLWDLWSEYRINNCIKAYAGSPATVPPDVQITSPTMEPIYNSTETSIDICGIASDNRSVSSIIWQNTTLGTTAQLCEDGGDWATWCARSVSLEPNASNNILITATDSDGNTSTDSIAVVNDSVSPSVAITSPTSNDKYWPETSTIDIGGTASDNINVASVTWSNSGTGDSGSCTLSGTDSVTWSASGLTLADGKDANVITVTATDLAGHTATDTLTVTHYPALKGFYVNPSKAGLLQGMTQEFTAVPIDINGDVRPIADGTLLTWSATTGEIDSQTGEFTAGSESSVVTVAYGSTQTQISVEVFPENAAGGYVLERWWGGNLSKPVGVAIGLDGSIYLADSLNDRIQKYSSKGSYDYSFTGTGADPFDTPRGIGIDSSGNFYISDTRNNRIQKFNSDWEFVTTWGSYGTGEGQLISPHGIAIDDDDNVYVADSGNNRIQKFDCNGNYLAQLSASTTTGANFSWPRDVAVVDNNGTRYVYVIDTLNNRVVEFTEVTSGLLSSTLSSKKLGVTNLGSHINVTYCLVQQPWGSGGTGDGQFMNPTGIAIGLSGDVFVSDYLNNRVQVFDLAGSFIGKWGEYGTSGGQFVQPAGIVQDSAGNVYVVDMNNDRVQKYVPDEDTTITITSPDDDFDGFWHSSSIPVIGITTGVVLNLTWANSTTGDSGTCAGIRNWAVGSVPLALGRNIIIITAHNAAGSEVQQTLTVYYTATDHAIIVSTPSLNPSTVESGSTATVSTTAVDSQGHDVVYAWSDGGAGGSFADQSASSTTYTAPINTSGSDVVVTITCSAACKDDSSITNSASAQLIVTGGHAVTFSHVPTLTPSTVGPGESVACSATAVDSRGDLLKYRWTDSGAGGTFSPSASVQNPTYTAPANATDGDKHISITCTATCTSISTTKATSTAVLTVTNPEPTITITGPTSDDSTVRTGASINLSGTASSDTTSITWANSGTGESGSISGATNWEIGDIEVVEGETNVITVTAFDAADQSAVDSIQVTCESTPVEDAWQGLVMVSLPIVPDDTDPKNVVNFYDVDWMMYRTKSNKYYGYGSDTNHYSWFDPTSATPGRGFWAMFEQTPIDPCGEVPDQTSTVSIHLYKGWNLIGQPFMKTVTWDTAKIKVQTTAGASMALKSAGLYVKSYVWGWQQSDDNPYTGEYYLVGDPDVVSGATDVMAPWRAYWMKALQECYLLIPAP